The DNA region TCTATGTATTTATGTGGAAACCACAGGCTGCCACTTATTCTAtaagccacccatagttctggcttttggtctgagtctaactaattgagaagctgtagtggtgacaAATAGCAATTTTTCTGAAAGTCTCTCGATGAGTGAAGCAGCTTTTactcttaggccatttttagtcttgctacattcactgccataattgtcactatgtacttcccctggggatctctttttattgtcaccaggtaaTACTTGTGCATTTTCAATATTGCCAATAATGCCTCAAATTACCGATGTAATTGAGAACAAATAGGATGAATAGCTTCAGTTAAGTCTAGGACTTCCTGCATTGCAGTTGGCCCCGGCCTGCTCTATACTTTGCCAGCCAACAGACTTGACTTCACCTCTGCCATTaaacaaaaaggatgaatagcttCAGTTTGGTCTAGGACTTCCTGTTTTGCAGTCGGTCCTGGCTTGCTCTGTACTTTGTCAGCCAGGAGACTTGACTTTGCTTCCACCACATAGGGTTTTGgttcactgtgatttttttcatgtctctgaagataaCTGGAATGACTGAATGTTttattacattgtttacattcatagggtttctctccactgtgagttccttCATGGCACTGAAGATGATTGTAGTGCCcgaatattttacattttttatgtacatagggtttctctccactgtgacttcTTTCATGCCTCTGAAGACTAGAGAAATAACTAAAGGCTTTGTTGCATTGTTTACatccatagggtttctctccactgtgagatctTTCATGGATCTGAAGAGTATAGAAATAACCAAaggctttactacattgtttacattcataaggtttctctccactgtgcgttatttcatgtgtccgaagatgacTGGAGCGACTGAATCTTTTCCTACATTGTtgacattcatagggcttctctccactgtgagctctttcatgtctccgaagagAACTATTAAAACTGAATGTTttattacattgtttacattcatacggtttctctccactgtgaattctttcatgaccCTCAAGAGTCCTGGAACAAacaaatgttttactacattgtttacattcataaggtctctctccactgtgagttctttcatgatgTTGAAGATGACTGTATTGCCTGAATGCTTTATTACAttgtttgcattcatagggtttctctccactgtgagttctttcatgttgctGAAGATGACTGGATCgcctgaatgctttactacattgtttacattcatagggtttcttggtactgtgagttctttcatgtgtctgaagatgactgggacaactgaatgttttactacattgtttacatccaTAGGGTTTTGGTCCACTGTGATCTTTTTCATGTTTCTGAAGATAACTGGAATGACTGAACATTttattacattgtttacattcatagagtTTCTCTGCACTGTGACTTCTTTCATGCCTCTGAAGAGTAGAAAAATAACTAAAGGTTTTGctgcattgtttacattcataaggtttctctccactgtgagttccttCATGGCGCTGAAGATGACTGTAGTGTCtgtatgttttactacattgtttacattcatagggtttctctccactgtgacttcTTTCATGCCTCTGAAAACTGGAGAAATAACTAAAGGCTTTcccacattgtttacattcataaggaTTCTTTCCACTGTCAGTTCTTTCAAGTATATGTAGAGAACTAGactgactgaatgttttactagattgtttacattcatataaATTTTCTCCACTTTGAGATCTCTCATGGGTCCAAAGTTTACTGGGTTGGATGGATTccttactacatagtttacaatTATAGGATTTTCCCATGAtttgagttctttcatatgtTTGAAGATAACTGGAAGAAGTGAATTTCTTATGACATACTTCACATTCATGAGGTTTCTGTCTATATAGACTTTCAGCCTTCTCAATTAACGTCTTTTTTATGTTTCTATAAAAAatgagaagttaaaaaaaagagaagttactaggtacatattttaataaaaattaagttaatgTTATTAGAAAAAATGGTCTACATAGGTGGGAGGTGAtggtacatccagttaagcaGACATATTATCAAACACAAAGAGCCAGTTTTACACCACCACTAGCATAAGGTtcacttcctgagtggtgaatcagatctgcaggtgtgtatcttcctCTCCTAAACTCTATCTCTCCATGTTTTCTCAATTTCCTCCTGTCCTATCTagtgaaaattagaaagaaaacaaaatgggaaaatggtctccaggaatagTGAATTCTTACTGCCaatactgaaccccagtgatgactctggaggcaataaaaaaaattatatcaacAATCACAAATGTAGGCAATCATTAAACATAAGTAATTACAATAATGATAAGGCTTTTTTTAACATACTGGAAAAAATCATTACCAAATACaatggaagcttcataagtggtagagcagtgctgtggtctctctgatTATTTCACTCATGACTCTCATACtaaatttgggaaaaaaaatatttacacagGGAAACCCCATAGACATCAAGTATCAGTCATATccacaggaagaaaaaaagtctAAATCACAAGCTTTCTCAGATGAGACAATATGTTTTATACTGCATGTgactctcacctttgtttactcCCTTCATGGTCTTGCTGTTGTTCAATGAAAAGATCCTCTTGCAATTTTCCTAAAATGAAAATAGACACTATAGAAATATTTAAATCACTGATCCACTGTTAGTCAAAGGTATGCCCTGCTTGCTTAACAGTCCCTCCTTTTCCACAGTTCACATCGGAGAACACTGGAGGATAAGAAGATAAATTGCCTTCTAGTTGCCAAATGAAAGATTATTATTCATACCTATTGAGACAAGGTTATGGAATATTTCCAACATCACATCTTTGTAGAGCTTCTTCTCGGAAGGATTTAGTAGTGTCCACTCCTCCTGACTGAAGTTCACAGTTACATCTTCACAGGTTAGTGAGTCCTACAATATATGCAGCATGTGTATATGAAATATGATTTATACTGAAAGTACACTGGATGACTAGACTATATTTCTTTGGTAATTTGATCAGGAAAAAAAAGCTCATTCTCATGGCCTAGGAGTGAATACAATGAATACAGTAAaggattctcaagcaggaggttcaGAGTCTGTTCCTTGAATTTCATGTACCAAATAAAACTTAATAGAGTGAGCACCTTCAGTCATATTTCATACGATAAAAATGGATTTGGGTGgtgctggaggtggcacagtggataaagccctggactcagaagcgtgaagtcctgagttcaatcactggcagcacattaccagaatgatgtctagttATTACTCTCTCTCCtcgtctttctcatgaataaataaaaccttaaaaaaaactgATTTAGATATTTTAGGTAGATGGGCAAGTGTATAAAACATtgaacagggggctgggtggtagaacagtgggttaagcacacatggtgcatacCGCAAGGGccaacataaggattctggttcgagcccttggctccccacttgcaggggagtcatttcacaggtggtgaagcaggtctacagatgtctctctttctctcctcctctgtcttcccctcctctctccacttctctgtcctagccaacaaagatgacatcaataacaataataataactacaacaataaaacaacaagggcaacaaaagggaataataaaaaacattgtcttatttatttatttcttagttaTTGAGAAAGAGGAGTTTAGATAATTCAAGCCTCAACCCACCATATATGATGCTTataactgaactcaggatctcagctTGAGACTTCAGTGCTTTACACACTGTGCCATCTTCCAGGCTCCACTCCTTGTCATCAAACTGATCCAGATGATCTGGACCTCACTATGGCTGCTGGACATGCTGAGAACTGCAAATTACTAAAGGCTCATTGAATTTCACTCAGGTTGGATGAATTGTATGCACAAGGGTATAAAACATATTACCTATTGGAAATAATTTTTCTCAGAAAAAACCCCATATCCCCATTTCAGGATTATTACCTGATCAGGCAACACTGTCTTAAATtataccataaaaaaaaaaagtaccatcaCATAAGAATACATTTCAGATTCAGGGTCTAAGTTCTTCCTATGGAGCTATTCtctgatgtggaactataccaggTGGTCTTGGGGACATGTGATAATCCAAGTTAGTATAAAATCATTGTTACCACCCCTTTAATAAGTGGGCAACTCTCTCCCCATGGCATCCTGTCTCACAGGGAGGAAGGACTCACTCTGATTTAGGATTAGATTCCAACCCAAATGAAATGACCAGTTTATAAAATGTCAAGTGTGCTCACCTGGAAAGACACATGGCTTGTATACAtgtgatctgggtttgagccttaagATACACTCATTCATGGGGTCTATCTGGTCATTCTCTTTcattactttttctctctctctcttttttttttttttataattgtgtgaaagatttttctttcttttttaaaaaaatttttatatttatttattttcccttttgttgcccttgttttttattgttgttgtagttattgttgttgctactgattttgtcattgttagataggacagagagaaatggggagagcaaggaaagacagagggggagagaatgacagacacctgcagacctgcttcactgcctatgaagtgactcccctgcaggtggggagccgggggctcaaactgggatccttacgccagtccttgtgcttcatgccacatgtgcttaacccgctgtgctactgcccgactccctttcactAATTTTCTATCTGTGGATTATGGTCCTGGAGTTTCTGGGAATGTGGTCAGGGACCAACAATGAGTATAAGATCCCACCCAGGATAAAAGACAGAAACATTCCACCAATGgtttcatctaagtatttgatagtttctggtctaacatccaggtccttgatccatttggagttgacttttgtttctggtgagataaaatgcttcagtttcattcttctacccAGTTCATGTTTCTACCCAGTTTTcctagtaccatttattgaagagagcctccttcatcCATTTAATAACTTGGgcccctttataaaaaattagatatcCACAGGTGTGTGGGTTTAGTTTGGGATTTCAattgtgttccactggtctatgtacctattttttgttccagtaccagtctGTGTACCCATTTTAGTTCCAGTACCTCtataattgtaaacaatggaggagatatcacaacagacaccacagaaataaaaaaaaatcatgcaaagctcctatgaacaactctatgccatcaagctagaggatctggaagaaatggaagaattcctagaaacatatacccttccaaaactgaaccaggaagagctacaaaacctaaatggaccaatcacagacaaagaaatcaaaactgttattaagaatcttcctaaCAACAGGGAGtcgagaggtagcacagcaggttaagcgcatgtggtgcaaagctcaaggacctgtgtaaagatcccggttcgaggccccatcttcccacctgcagggaagtcacttcacaggtggtgaagctggtcttctggtgtctttctctccccttctctgtcttcccctcctctttccatttctctctgtcctatcaaacaacgacaacatcaacaacaataactacaacaataaaaaacaagggcaacaaaagggaaaataaataaataaacaacaaaaagaattttcccaacaacaaaagtccaggaccagatagcTTTAAAAACAAATTCTACATGACCTTTAGGAAAcatttaatacctatacttttaagctcttccaaaagattgaagaaacaagaacattctcttcctccttctatgaaaccaataaaacatagtgtaaaaaaaaaaaaaagaactaagcagtgctctggaaaaaaaaaaaatctaaaggaaTGTTGTAGAATAGCATGTTTATGCAAACTGACTTTTATGATTGAAGAccctcaaggccccaggttcaatgcccagcaacaccataaaacAAACAGATCTAGcactctgttctttctctttatatctctctcattaaaatatttgaaaagtagatttttaaagaagtttGGCTTTGGTGTCCCCAGTttagcacacttgttacaatgtacaaggacataggttcaagtcccctcctGAAGGCAAGAAGGCTCATAAAATGTaaagctgcaggtttctttctttttctttctcccaatacctgtctctatccaataagtaaatgaagtatTAAGAAAATTCTGCTCCAGTTCAGAAAGACTGGAGCCGAGGTGGATGGAGGAGAAGGGAGTTTTTATTTGCATGGGCCAAAAGCTCAGATCACTCTGAAAACCCTGGGCCAAGCACAAAGTTTAGTTTCAGTTATTATACACTCTAGAAATGTAACATATGACTCAGGCTACAGAAACTGATGTAACAAGCAGCTGTTGGAAGGAAGcaaaaatacaaaagcaaaatACAGCAGTTAGCAATCATGACTACAAAGGCAATTAGGATTTTGTTATTCTCTAGAGAAGGCGTTTTACTTTGCTGGCCTTCTGTTCCACTTatctgctactcactcagtgaaggTCAGTctgtccttcatttcaattctttaCTTTCACTTACATGACCTTCTGCATCACTACCTGACTCAATATCAAAATTGGTACATACTCAGTCTTTCTACACATTTTtaaccctttattattttttttagtttttgggCTCCGAGATGGGGCCTTCTTAAAAACATACCACAATCATATTATAAGTCTAAAATTCTGTAAATTCCCTCACAAAGGGATCAAAATCATTGTGTAGCAAGAAGACTTTTCAGTGACCTTCTAAGAAGGGTGTTTGCCTAGAGAACACTACACACCTGGATAGTGTGGATGGAGGCGATTTGCCTGACTGAAGTTCCCTCAAGAAGTGCCAGCAGGAAATCAGGTGCACTTTGTATGAGACAGAAAATGCACCCATCTCCACCAGTGCCCCTGCTTCCTGTCTAGACCCCACTCTTGCTGATGGTGCCTTTCCTAGCTGGTGCGTTTAACttattcctctctgtttctcaattACTTAGTCAAAATTATACTAGTCTTCAAGACTGAAAGTGAGTCACTTTAACACCTGTTGCTATAATGTTTCTACTGTGTACCCTACAATGTATGTGATTGCTCTGTTCTGATTAGCGCCCCAACCCACAGAGACAAGACAGTCTCTGATTCCTGATAGATAGAGAATTTAATAAGATCCAAGATGGGGTCAGTGCAGATTTAGAAGCTGCCTTCTGAGAATGTCAGGGACCCTGGAACACCAGCTGACTTCAATTAACTGGAGTAGAAAGCATGGCTGGCCCCACTGGCCAGACCATAGTTAATGGTTGTTATGGCCCTGATGTTTGGGACTTATTTGTTATGTCCAGTTGTCAAGTTTGTATAGGCAAGAACTAAGGCAACAGTTAGGGCCATGGAATTACAAATAGTCATGCAAGAATCCATCTGGCTCCCAACAAAAATAGAGATGTAAGAATAAAGATCCATCACATGGTCAAGTACAGGAAGGAATGAGAGGGAATCTCCAAACAGTAAGCCTCTGAATATGCTTATACTATTATTATGGTAAGTTTGTAAGAAGGCCCCAACACAGAACAGgaaagctgaagacagaatgtgCAGAAGGACTGAATATGTGCCAACGTTTGAGATtgagtcaggtggtgatgcaaaaGGTCaagtaaatgaaaacaaagaacaGAAACAAGGAATGTCAGACTGACCTTCACTGAGTAAACAGTAGATAAGTGGAGTGGAAGgccagaaaaaaatcaaatacctTATATGGATGGAGACTAGGATGTGCCTGGCTGTATCTATAGTAACCAAGGTGAATTGCCCAGACATAGTTGTGCAAGAAAAGATAAGTGACCATAACAGTAAGTAAGGCAACTAGACACTGAGTATTAGGTACAAGTCCAACCCCCTTATCCTTGTAacctctgcttctgtaatgacaCTTTTTGGCTCTAAGCCTGCATCTCGTATATAAGCTTGTTCTGTCTCTTTGTTCATGGATGGGGGTTTTCAGAGTGATTTGAACTCTTGGtccacatgaataaaaaaaaCTCCTTCCTCCTCTACCTACTGCAGCTCCAGTCTCTAAAATTTCTGGCAGAATTCCCTAATAGGACCTCGatagaactgctgtagtttccaatgaagggaatgtggacaaagaactctggtggtggaaacagtgtggaattttacaTCCTGTGCCTTGACATGAataagacccaggttccaacctggcAGTATATGGCTTGACCATTGCAAGAGGAGAAGCTcaagagctgtggtgtctctgaatGAATAAGTAGCCCCAGAAAGGTGAAATTACATGTGTGTAAGACATTGCCTTGGAATAAAATGTTGATAAAAATCAATGAAGGACTAGAATGGTACAGTCTTCCTAACATGTTTTCAACACCACTTTCAAAATTTCaggggacttccggaggcagggttatggagcagcagcaactgtgtttctctcctctcctctcctgggtcaactaggaataccaaaggagatcatctgggaccgcaacaaggcaggactagaacaacttcaggaatccaccaaatcaacagagtgagggattaagctaagaagcctacttatagtttaaaagccctcaggc from Erinaceus europaeus chromosome 23, mEriEur2.1, whole genome shotgun sequence includes:
- the LOC132535582 gene encoding zinc finger protein 709-like isoform X1, translating into MAVSQDSLTCEDVTVNFSQEEWTLLNPSEKKLYKDVMLEIFHNLVSIGKLQEDLFIEQQQDHEGSKQRNIKKTLIEKAESLYRQKPHECEVCHKKFTSSSYLQTYERTQIMGKSYNCKLCSKESIQPSKLWTHERSQSGENLYECKQSSKTFSQSSSLHILERTDSGKNPYECKQCGKAFSYFSSFQRHERSHSGEKPYECKQCSKTYRHYSHLQRHEGTHSGEKPYECKQCSKTFSYFSTLQRHERSHSAEKLYECKQCNKMFSHSSYLQKHEKDHSGPKPYGCKQCSKTFSCPSHLQTHERTHSTKKPYECKQCSKAFRRSSHLQQHERTHSGEKPYECKQCNKAFRQYSHLQHHERTHSGERPYECKQCSKTFVCSRTLEGHERIHSGEKPYECKQCNKTFSFNSSLRRHERAHSGEKPYECQQCRKRFSRSSHLRTHEITHSGEKPYECKQCSKAFGYFYTLQIHERSHSGEKPYGCKQCNKAFSYFSSLQRHERSHSGEKPYVHKKCKIFGHYNHLQCHEGTHSGEKPYECKQCNKTFSHSSYLQRHEKNHSEPKPYVVEAKSSLLADKVQSKPGPTAKQEVLDQTEAIHPFCLMAEVKSSLLAGKV
- the LOC132535582 gene encoding zinc finger protein 709-like isoform X2: MDSLTCEDVTVNFSQEEWTLLNPSEKKLYKDVMLEIFHNLVSIGKLQEDLFIEQQQDHEGSKQRNIKKTLIEKAESLYRQKPHECEVCHKKFTSSSYLQTYERTQIMGKSYNCKLCSKESIQPSKLWTHERSQSGENLYECKQSSKTFSQSSSLHILERTDSGKNPYECKQCGKAFSYFSSFQRHERSHSGEKPYECKQCSKTYRHYSHLQRHEGTHSGEKPYECKQCSKTFSYFSTLQRHERSHSAEKLYECKQCNKMFSHSSYLQKHEKDHSGPKPYGCKQCSKTFSCPSHLQTHERTHSTKKPYECKQCSKAFRRSSHLQQHERTHSGEKPYECKQCNKAFRQYSHLQHHERTHSGERPYECKQCSKTFVCSRTLEGHERIHSGEKPYECKQCNKTFSFNSSLRRHERAHSGEKPYECQQCRKRFSRSSHLRTHEITHSGEKPYECKQCSKAFGYFYTLQIHERSHSGEKPYGCKQCNKAFSYFSSLQRHERSHSGEKPYVHKKCKIFGHYNHLQCHEGTHSGEKPYECKQCNKTFSHSSYLQRHEKNHSEPKPYVVEAKSSLLADKVQSKPGPTAKQEVLDQTEAIHPFCLMAEVKSSLLAGKV